The following coding sequences are from one Paraburkholderia caballeronis window:
- a CDS encoding NAD-dependent protein deacetylase — protein MTEATLSAAIRDSASLDALHAFVERHPRLFVLTGAGISTDSGIPGYRDENGEWKRSPPITLQEFLGSEQSRRRYWARSLIGWPTVGLAQPNGAHRALARLEAAQRVQALVTQNVDGLHQRAGSRDVIELHGSIGHVHCLACGAQYTRESIQPMLEARNPELAGANAEPAADGDAHFDFDGANAFDVPTCAVCGGMLKPSVVFFGENVPRERVAAASGALDAADAVLVVGSSLMVYSGYRFCVWAQKLGKPVAAINLGRTRADPMLALKVEAPCAATLDALVDRVTGAG, from the coding sequence ATGACCGAAGCCACGTTGTCCGCCGCCATCCGCGATTCCGCATCCCTCGACGCGCTCCATGCGTTTGTCGAGCGTCACCCGCGCCTCTTCGTGCTGACCGGCGCGGGCATCAGCACCGACTCGGGCATCCCCGGCTATCGCGACGAGAACGGCGAGTGGAAACGTTCGCCGCCGATCACATTGCAGGAATTTCTCGGCTCCGAGCAGTCGCGCCGGCGCTACTGGGCGCGCAGCCTGATCGGCTGGCCGACCGTCGGGCTCGCGCAGCCGAACGGCGCGCATCGCGCGCTCGCGCGGCTCGAAGCGGCGCAGCGCGTGCAGGCGCTCGTCACGCAGAACGTGGATGGGCTGCACCAGCGCGCGGGCAGCCGCGACGTGATCGAACTGCACGGCAGCATCGGCCACGTGCATTGCCTCGCTTGCGGCGCGCAGTACACGCGCGAGTCGATCCAGCCGATGCTCGAAGCGCGCAATCCCGAACTGGCCGGCGCGAACGCCGAGCCGGCCGCGGACGGCGACGCGCATTTCGACTTCGACGGCGCGAACGCGTTCGACGTGCCGACCTGCGCTGTGTGCGGCGGGATGCTGAAGCCGTCGGTCGTGTTCTTCGGCGAGAACGTGCCGCGCGAGCGCGTCGCGGCGGCGTCCGGCGCGCTCGATGCGGCGGACGCGGTGCTCGTCGTCGGCTCGTCGCTGATGGTGTATTCGGGCTATCGTTTCTGCGTGTGGGCGCAGAAGCTCGGCAAGCCGGTCGCCGCGATCAATCTCGGCCGGACCCGCGCCGATCCGATGCTTGCGCTGAAGGTCGAGGCGCCGTGCGCGGCGACGCTCGATGCGCTTGTTGATCGCGTTACGGGTGCGGGGTGA
- a CDS encoding pyridoxamine 5'-phosphate oxidase family protein, with protein sequence MLTTITELEALYGEPHERAVRKEINYVNADYRRFIELSPFVVLATAGPDGLDCSPRGDAPGFVRIVNERTLALPDRIGNNRIDSLRNVVAKPHVALLFVVPGVGETLRVNGRGRIANDPALLESFAVDGKPPRSVLMIDVDSVYFHCSKAIARSKLWDPARHVERSQLPSAGDMHRRINGESFDARAYDADLAQRMKTSLY encoded by the coding sequence ATGCTGACAACGATCACAGAACTCGAAGCCCTCTACGGCGAACCGCATGAGCGGGCAGTGCGCAAGGAAATCAACTACGTAAACGCAGACTACCGGCGTTTCATCGAGCTTTCCCCGTTCGTCGTGCTAGCCACCGCAGGGCCGGACGGGCTCGACTGCTCGCCGCGCGGCGACGCGCCCGGCTTCGTGCGGATCGTCAACGAGCGCACGCTCGCGCTGCCGGACCGCATCGGCAACAACCGGATCGACAGTCTGCGCAACGTCGTCGCAAAGCCGCACGTCGCGCTGCTGTTCGTCGTGCCTGGCGTCGGCGAGACGCTGCGCGTGAACGGGCGCGGCCGCATCGCGAACGATCCGGCGCTGCTGGAAAGCTTCGCCGTCGACGGCAAGCCGCCACGCTCGGTGCTGATGATCGACGTCGATTCGGTGTACTTCCACTGCTCGAAGGCGATCGCGCGCTCGAAGCTGTGGGACCCGGCGCGGCACGTCGAGCGTTCGCAACTGCCGAGCGCGGGCGACATGCACCGGCGCATCAACGGCGAGTCGTTCGACGCGCGCGCGTATGACGCCGACCTCGCGCAGCGCATGAAAACCAGTCTCTATTGA
- a CDS encoding SDR family oxidoreductase: MSNDTGDSSGQPQTRVALVTGAGSGIGRACAKKLYRHGYRVVLAGRRAAPLDALADEARGEGHDALAVPCDVADAASVDALFNTVRSRYGRLDVLFNNAGRNAPAVDIDELSIDDWRSVVDTNLTGVFLCTRAAFALMKTQSPRGGRIINNGSISAHAPRPFSIAYTATKHAITGLTKSVSLDGRRYDIACGQIDIGNAATEMAERMARGVPQANGEIAVEPLMDVEHVADAVLQMAQLPLATNVQFMTIMATKMPFVGRG, from the coding sequence ATGAGCAACGATACTGGCGATAGCAGCGGCCAGCCGCAGACCAGGGTGGCGCTCGTGACCGGCGCGGGCAGCGGCATCGGCCGCGCCTGCGCGAAAAAGCTGTACCGGCACGGCTACCGCGTCGTGCTCGCGGGACGCCGCGCCGCGCCGCTCGACGCGCTGGCCGACGAAGCGCGCGGCGAGGGCCACGACGCGCTCGCGGTGCCGTGCGACGTGGCCGACGCGGCGAGCGTCGACGCGCTGTTCAACACGGTCCGCTCGCGCTACGGCCGGCTCGACGTGCTGTTCAACAATGCGGGGCGCAACGCGCCGGCCGTCGATATCGACGAGCTGTCGATCGACGACTGGCGCTCGGTCGTCGACACGAACCTGACCGGCGTGTTCCTGTGCACGCGCGCGGCGTTCGCGCTGATGAAGACGCAGTCGCCGCGCGGCGGCCGCATCATCAACAACGGCTCGATCTCCGCGCATGCGCCGCGGCCGTTCAGCATCGCGTACACCGCGACGAAACACGCGATCACCGGGCTCACGAAGTCGGTGTCGCTCGACGGGCGGCGCTACGACATCGCGTGCGGGCAGATCGACATCGGCAACGCGGCGACCGAGATGGCCGAGCGGATGGCGCGCGGCGTGCCGCAGGCGAACGGCGAAATCGCGGTCGAGCCGCTGATGGACGTCGAGCACGTCGCCGACGCGGTGCTTCAGATGGCGCAACTGCCGCTCGCGACGAACGTGCAGTTCATGACGATCATGGCGACGAAGATGCCGTTTGTCGGCCGCGGCTGA
- a CDS encoding LysE family translocator: protein MSVTAWLFFLPACFALNMAPGPNNLLSINVAARYGFMRAFVGGAGRLVSFAAMIALAATGLAVVLRASEAVFFAIKLAGAAYLVWLAIQLWRSDAAPAGIALDGDASFARIAWRECLVAAGNPKAILVFTAFLPQFVDVAKPMAAQFAVLGASFLALEGVAIALYSLAGAFLGRWLTQTAVRRWFNRCCGAFLGLIGAGFLLVRRV from the coding sequence ATGTCCGTCACCGCCTGGCTCTTTTTCCTGCCCGCGTGCTTCGCGCTCAACATGGCGCCGGGGCCGAACAACCTGCTGTCGATCAACGTGGCCGCGCGTTATGGCTTCATGCGCGCGTTCGTCGGCGGCGCGGGACGGCTCGTATCGTTCGCCGCGATGATCGCGCTCGCGGCCACCGGTCTCGCGGTCGTGCTGCGCGCGTCGGAAGCGGTGTTCTTCGCGATCAAGCTGGCAGGCGCAGCGTATCTGGTGTGGCTCGCGATCCAGTTATGGCGCAGCGACGCCGCGCCGGCCGGCATCGCGCTCGACGGCGACGCATCATTCGCGCGGATCGCGTGGCGCGAGTGCCTCGTCGCGGCCGGCAACCCGAAGGCGATCCTCGTGTTCACCGCGTTCCTGCCGCAGTTCGTCGACGTCGCGAAGCCGATGGCCGCGCAGTTCGCGGTGCTCGGCGCAAGTTTCCTCGCGCTCGAAGGGGTCGCGATCGCGCTGTACTCGCTCGCCGGCGCGTTCCTCGGCCGCTGGCTCACGCAGACCGCGGTGCGCCGCTGGTTCAACCGCTGCTGCGGCGCGTTCCTCGGACTGATCGGCGCGGGCTTTCTGCTCGTGCGCCGCGTGTGA
- a CDS encoding oxidoreductase-like domain-containing protein yields MPPRSCPDDDPRPQPPVRPGDDECCHSGCIPCVFDLYEDALDRYRDALAAWEARAAERRDSAVGRTRKPRR; encoded by the coding sequence ATGCCACCGCGTTCCTGTCCCGACGACGATCCGCGCCCGCAGCCGCCCGTGCGTCCAGGCGACGACGAGTGCTGTCACAGCGGTTGCATACCGTGCGTGTTCGATCTGTATGAAGACGCGCTCGACCGCTATCGCGACGCGCTGGCCGCGTGGGAAGCACGCGCTGCGGAGCGCCGCGACAGCGCCGTCGGCCGGACGCGCAAGCCGCGTCGCTGA
- a CDS encoding DUF2252 domain-containing protein has translation MKMGIIAEREAVGRAAREHAKRSVHRHIGPLERDPLELLRASSEGRVRKLVPLRYGRMLASPLAFFRGSALMQAHDLSLVPNTGMAIPICGDAHLLNFGAFATPERQLVFDLNDFDEVSPGPWEWDLKRLVASFVVAARHMRYSRGVAETLVMSAVNEYRDRMRQYAEYGALELWYEKITFDRMIETALTPEARRLIRRGMEKAAGRTHESMLDRLTQRSGDHWTLRDAPPSLFHVNGVSALFDAEDDWFGPGNGRRQVGKLYDGYLKTLLHDRRELLGHFVVQDFVFKVVGVGSVGTRCFVLLAVDRREHPLFLQIKEARRSVIAQYFRSPAPKHEGERVVEGQRLLQAANDTFLGWSTGPAGRHFYFRHLRDMKLSADIELLDSALLTDYARLCGWSLARAHARAGNAAVEIAAYIGRSDQFADALTGYAFAYADQVERDYDAFLKAVRSGALEARTDDDMAADFRI, from the coding sequence ATGAAGATGGGCATCATTGCCGAGCGCGAAGCGGTCGGCCGCGCGGCGCGCGAACACGCGAAGCGGTCGGTCCACCGGCACATCGGGCCGCTCGAACGCGATCCGCTCGAATTGCTGCGCGCGAGCAGCGAGGGCCGCGTGCGCAAGCTCGTGCCGCTGCGCTATGGGCGCATGCTCGCGTCGCCGCTCGCGTTCTTTCGCGGCAGCGCGCTCATGCAGGCGCACGACCTGAGCCTCGTGCCGAACACCGGCATGGCGATACCGATCTGCGGTGACGCGCATCTGCTGAACTTCGGCGCGTTCGCCACGCCCGAACGGCAACTGGTGTTCGACCTGAACGACTTCGACGAAGTGTCGCCCGGCCCGTGGGAATGGGACCTGAAGCGGCTTGTCGCGAGCTTCGTGGTCGCTGCGCGGCACATGCGTTATTCGCGCGGCGTCGCGGAGACGCTCGTGATGTCGGCGGTCAACGAGTATCGCGACCGCATGCGGCAGTACGCGGAATACGGCGCGCTCGAACTCTGGTACGAGAAGATCACGTTCGACCGGATGATCGAGACCGCGCTGACGCCCGAGGCGCGCCGGCTGATCCGGCGCGGCATGGAAAAGGCGGCCGGCCGCACGCACGAAAGCATGCTGGACCGGCTCACGCAGCGCAGCGGCGATCACTGGACGCTCCGTGACGCGCCGCCGTCGCTGTTCCATGTGAACGGCGTGAGCGCGCTGTTCGACGCGGAGGACGACTGGTTCGGGCCTGGCAACGGCCGGCGTCAGGTCGGCAAGCTGTACGACGGTTATCTGAAGACGCTGCTGCACGATCGCCGCGAACTGCTCGGCCACTTCGTCGTGCAGGATTTCGTGTTCAAGGTGGTCGGCGTCGGCAGCGTCGGCACGCGCTGCTTCGTGCTGCTCGCGGTCGATCGCCGCGAACATCCGCTGTTCCTGCAGATCAAGGAGGCGCGCCGCTCGGTGATCGCGCAGTACTTCCGCTCGCCCGCGCCGAAGCACGAGGGCGAGCGCGTCGTCGAAGGGCAGCGGCTGCTGCAGGCCGCGAACGACACCTTCCTCGGCTGGTCCACGGGGCCGGCGGGCCGGCACTTCTACTTCAGACATCTGCGCGACATGAAGCTGTCGGCGGACATCGAGTTGCTCGACAGCGCGCTGCTGACCGACTACGCGCGGCTGTGCGGCTGGTCGCTCGCGCGTGCGCATGCGAGGGCCGGCAACGCGGCGGTCGAGATCGCCGCATACATCGGGCGCAGCGACCAGTTCGCCGACGCGCTGACCGGTTATGCGTTCGCGTACGCGGACCAGGTCGAGCGCGATTACGACGCGTTCCTGAAGGCCGTGCGCAGCGGCGCGCTCGAAGCGCGCACCGACGACGACATGGCGGCGGACTTTCGCATCTGA
- a CDS encoding 2-dehydropantoate 2-reductase, with product MKICIFGAGAIGAMMGIQLARAGADVSFVARGPHLAAMRERGPRLLMDGEEYTANVRCTSDPRELGVQDVVIVTLKAHSVAGVIDSMQPLLGKHTAIVTGTNGIPYWYFHQHGGRFAGTRLESIDPDGSQWTRLGPERAIGCVLYPAADIVEPGVIRHVYGKKFPLGEPSGERTPRIQQLHDAMQAAGFDAPIRDDIRNEIWLKLWGNLCFNPISALTHATLDVITGDPATRSVARTMMLEAKQIAEQFGVHFRVDVERRIDGAGAVGAHKTSTLVDLEHKRPLEIDPLLTVVQEMGRLVGEPTPTIDVVLALVKQRERIMLQAA from the coding sequence ATGAAGATCTGCATTTTCGGAGCCGGCGCGATCGGCGCGATGATGGGCATCCAGCTCGCACGGGCGGGCGCGGACGTGAGCTTCGTCGCGCGCGGGCCGCATCTCGCCGCGATGCGCGAACGCGGGCCGCGTCTGTTGATGGACGGCGAGGAATACACGGCCAACGTGCGCTGCACATCGGACCCGCGCGAACTCGGCGTGCAGGACGTCGTGATCGTCACGCTGAAGGCGCATTCGGTGGCCGGCGTGATCGACTCGATGCAGCCGCTGCTCGGCAAGCACACCGCGATCGTCACCGGCACCAATGGCATTCCTTACTGGTACTTCCACCAGCACGGCGGCAGGTTCGCCGGCACGCGGCTCGAAAGCATCGATCCGGACGGCTCGCAATGGACCCGTCTCGGACCGGAACGCGCGATCGGCTGCGTGCTGTATCCGGCCGCGGACATCGTCGAGCCGGGCGTCATCCGGCATGTGTACGGCAAGAAGTTTCCGCTCGGCGAGCCGTCCGGCGAACGCACGCCGCGCATCCAGCAACTGCACGACGCGATGCAGGCGGCCGGCTTCGACGCGCCGATCCGCGACGACATCCGCAACGAAATCTGGCTGAAGCTGTGGGGCAACCTGTGCTTCAACCCGATCAGCGCGCTCACGCACGCGACGCTCGACGTAATCACCGGCGACCCGGCCACGCGCTCGGTCGCGCGCACGATGATGCTGGAAGCAAAGCAGATCGCCGAGCAGTTCGGCGTGCATTTCCGCGTCGACGTGGAGCGGCGCATCGACGGCGCGGGCGCGGTCGGCGCGCACAAGACGTCGACGCTGGTCGATCTGGAGCACAAGCGGCCGCTGGAGATCGATCCGCTGCTGACGGTCGTGCAGGAGATGGGCCGCCTCGTCGGCGAACCCACGCCGACGATCGACGTCGTGCTCGCGCTGGTCAAGCAGCGTGAACGGATCATGTTGCAGGCAGCGTAA
- a CDS encoding LysR family transcriptional regulator, translating into MNVSLQQLKVFVAVARARSFTRAAREFGLTQSAVSRCVRELEEAVDLKLFDRTTRQVELTLAGSGFERRIGRLLDEIDMALHEGRDAHQAHTGVVVVASNPVLSSGWVPAALARCAAAFPSLTMQLQDLPQAAVLQAVEQGEVDFGIVAETVPFACGNLDVQPLAATPLCAVLPAQHPLAQRGGLAWSDLADVPLVTLNRDAGCRNAVMRALAMHRPDGRPLQEFAHVAGVMRMAELGLGVGILPVCAGDAPQTPWCHWPAPEAPLVARVIQPAVMVTTMLVRRRYRSLRPCAQAAWTQFVADGARAPVASDPALHAGDDDLQDREACGAQPEARTA; encoded by the coding sequence ATGAACGTGTCGCTCCAGCAACTGAAGGTGTTCGTCGCGGTCGCGCGGGCGCGCAGCTTCACGCGCGCCGCGCGCGAATTCGGGCTCACGCAGTCGGCGGTCAGCCGCTGCGTGCGCGAACTCGAAGAGGCCGTCGATCTGAAGCTGTTCGACCGCACGACGCGCCAGGTCGAACTGACGCTCGCGGGCAGCGGCTTCGAGCGGCGCATCGGCCGCCTGCTCGACGAGATCGACATGGCGCTGCACGAAGGGCGCGACGCGCATCAGGCGCATACCGGCGTGGTTGTCGTCGCGAGCAATCCGGTGCTGTCGTCGGGTTGGGTGCCGGCCGCGCTTGCGCGCTGCGCGGCCGCGTTTCCTTCGCTGACGATGCAGCTTCAGGATCTTCCGCAGGCGGCGGTGCTGCAGGCGGTCGAGCAGGGCGAGGTGGACTTCGGGATCGTCGCGGAGACCGTGCCGTTTGCCTGCGGGAACCTCGACGTGCAGCCGCTCGCGGCGACCCCGCTGTGCGCGGTGCTGCCCGCGCAGCATCCGCTCGCGCAACGCGGCGGACTCGCGTGGAGCGATCTCGCGGACGTGCCGCTCGTCACGCTGAATCGCGACGCGGGTTGCCGCAACGCGGTGATGCGCGCGCTCGCGATGCATCGGCCCGACGGCCGGCCGCTACAGGAATTCGCGCACGTGGCGGGCGTCATGCGGATGGCGGAACTCGGGCTCGGCGTCGGCATCCTGCCGGTCTGCGCCGGCGACGCGCCGCAGACGCCGTGGTGCCACTGGCCCGCGCCGGAGGCGCCGCTGGTCGCGCGCGTGATCCAGCCGGCGGTGATGGTGACGACGATGCTGGTGCGGCGGCGCTACCGTTCGCTGCGGCCGTGCGCGCAGGCCGCGTGGACGCAGTTCGTCGCGGACGGCGCGCGCGCGCCGGTTGCTTCGGACCCGGCGTTGCACGCGGGAGACGACGATCTTCAGGATCGCGAAGCCTGCGGCGCGCAGCCGGAGGCGCGGACGGCGTAG
- a CDS encoding transporter substrate-binding domain-containing protein, which yields MKLAVKAALFALACACLPAAHADDYDESGSPALRRIRETGTVTIGVREMAVPFSYYDGSHRAVGYSHAIALRIVDAIRESLGMPSLTVREVIVTPQTRSSLVQNGTIDFECGATAHTRDRDAYMAFSNSIFEYGVRMLVKQGSPVKDFQDLAGRTVVTTASTSQERMLRQWNAARGMNMTILAAKSHAASFDEVKNGRAVAFVMDEPLLYGAKATAPDPGGYAIVGAPTVFEVYACMFRRGDPALKQIADDTIAKMQRSGEAAQLYRQWFESPIPSRGIVLGLPMSARLKELFDNPNDRPLD from the coding sequence TTGAAACTGGCCGTCAAAGCCGCGCTGTTCGCGCTGGCGTGCGCCTGCCTGCCGGCTGCGCACGCGGACGATTACGACGAATCCGGCAGCCCGGCGCTGCGCAGGATCCGCGAAACGGGCACGGTGACGATCGGCGTGCGCGAGATGGCGGTGCCGTTCTCGTATTACGACGGCAGCCATCGCGCGGTCGGTTATTCGCATGCGATCGCGCTGCGCATCGTCGACGCGATCCGCGAGTCGCTCGGCATGCCGTCGCTGACGGTGCGCGAGGTGATCGTCACGCCGCAGACGCGCAGCTCGCTCGTGCAGAACGGCACCATCGACTTCGAATGCGGCGCGACCGCGCACACGCGCGACCGCGACGCGTACATGGCGTTCTCGAACAGCATCTTCGAATACGGCGTGCGGATGCTCGTGAAGCAGGGCTCGCCGGTGAAGGACTTTCAGGACCTCGCCGGCCGCACGGTCGTGACGACCGCCAGCACGTCGCAGGAGCGGATGCTGCGCCAATGGAACGCCGCGCGCGGGATGAACATGACGATCCTCGCCGCGAAGAGCCATGCGGCGTCGTTCGACGAAGTGAAGAACGGCCGCGCGGTCGCGTTTGTCATGGACGAACCGCTGCTGTATGGTGCGAAGGCCACCGCGCCCGATCCGGGCGGTTATGCGATCGTCGGCGCGCCGACCGTGTTCGAGGTCTATGCGTGCATGTTCCGGCGCGGCGACCCGGCCCTGAAGCAGATCGCCGACGACACGATCGCGAAGATGCAGCGTTCCGGCGAGGCCGCGCAACTGTACCGGCAGTGGTTCGAGTCGCCGATTCCGTCGCGCGGCATCGTGCTCGGGCTGCCGATGTCCGCGCGGCTGAAGGAACTGTTCGACAACCCGAACGACCGTCCGCTCGACTGA
- a CDS encoding DUF938 domain-containing protein produces the protein MTTSSSDARQAAPAVERNAAPILDVLRRALPPTGLVLEIASGTGQHAAFFSAALPAIEWQPSDADPRARASISAWRAHSGLANLREPLDLDVRHLPWPVGAADAIVCINMIHIAPWAATEALMEGAGALLGAGGVLVLYGPYRRHGEHTAPSNAAFDEDLRMRNPTWGVRNMEAVEALAAAAGFDSEPCIAMPANNFSLVFRKR, from the coding sequence ATGACGACTTCTTCTTCCGACGCGCGCCAGGCCGCGCCCGCCGTCGAGCGCAACGCCGCGCCGATCCTCGACGTGCTGCGGCGCGCATTGCCGCCAACCGGCCTCGTGCTGGAGATCGCGAGCGGCACCGGCCAGCACGCGGCTTTTTTCTCGGCCGCGCTGCCCGCGATCGAATGGCAGCCGAGCGACGCCGATCCGCGCGCGCGGGCGTCGATTTCCGCATGGCGCGCACACAGCGGCCTCGCGAACCTGCGCGAGCCGCTCGATCTCGACGTGCGCCATCTGCCGTGGCCGGTCGGCGCGGCCGATGCGATCGTCTGCATCAACATGATCCACATCGCGCCGTGGGCGGCCACCGAAGCGTTGATGGAAGGCGCGGGCGCGCTGCTCGGCGCGGGCGGCGTGCTGGTGCTGTACGGGCCGTACCGCCGTCACGGCGAGCACACCGCGCCGAGCAACGCGGCGTTCGACGAGGACCTGCGCATGCGCAATCCCACATGGGGCGTGCGGAACATGGAAGCCGTGGAGGCGCTCGCGGCGGCGGCCGGTTTCGACAGCGAACCGTGCATCGCGATGCCGGCGAACAATTTCAGCCTCGTGTTCAGGAAGCGCTAG
- the gltS gene encoding sodium/glutamate symporter translates to MTVSVYATLVAASLVLLLGNRLLAWIPQLRAWTIPEPVAGGLVVALVLLALHAFAHFDVRFDTALQTPLMFTFFATIGLNAKLASLKQGGPVLVRFLAVVVGLLILQNVVGVGLALAFGIDPLYGLLGGSVSLAGGHGTGAAWGAVFTEHHGLQSATEAAIACATFGLVMGGILGGPVAQRLMKRLGSASAPADTETHAPDAYAFEEPRTEQATTPAAFIDTVMLIAFSLWVGELISDAIAGSAFELPTFVCVLFVAVLVSNGLAWAGKPVAAHAVALIANVSLALFLAMALMTLRLWDLAALALPVATILLAQTVMMVVYAFYVTFRAMGSDYDAVVLTAGHCGFGLGATPTAIANMQAVTARFGHSHLAFLIVPMVAAFFIDIANAIVIQLFLRLPVFH, encoded by the coding sequence ATGACCGTCAGCGTCTATGCCACCCTCGTCGCCGCGTCGCTGGTGCTGCTGCTCGGCAACCGCCTGCTCGCGTGGATTCCGCAACTGCGCGCATGGACGATCCCGGAGCCGGTCGCCGGCGGCCTCGTCGTCGCGCTGGTACTGCTCGCGTTGCATGCGTTCGCGCATTTCGACGTGCGCTTCGACACCGCGCTGCAAACCCCGCTGATGTTCACGTTCTTCGCGACCATCGGGCTGAACGCGAAACTCGCGAGCCTGAAGCAGGGCGGCCCGGTGCTGGTGCGGTTCCTCGCAGTCGTGGTCGGGCTGCTGATCCTGCAGAACGTCGTCGGCGTCGGCCTGGCGCTCGCGTTCGGCATCGATCCGCTCTATGGCCTGCTCGGCGGCTCGGTGTCGCTCGCGGGCGGACACGGCACCGGCGCCGCGTGGGGCGCGGTGTTCACCGAGCACCACGGGCTGCAATCGGCGACCGAGGCCGCGATCGCGTGCGCGACATTCGGGCTCGTGATGGGCGGCATTCTCGGCGGCCCGGTCGCGCAGCGGCTGATGAAGCGGCTCGGCAGCGCGAGCGCGCCCGCCGATACCGAAACACACGCGCCCGACGCCTATGCGTTCGAGGAGCCGCGGACCGAACAGGCGACGACGCCGGCCGCGTTCATCGACACGGTGATGCTGATCGCGTTCAGCCTGTGGGTCGGCGAACTGATCTCCGATGCGATTGCCGGCTCGGCTTTCGAACTGCCGACGTTCGTCTGCGTGCTGTTCGTCGCGGTGCTGGTGTCGAACGGCCTCGCGTGGGCCGGCAAGCCAGTGGCCGCCCATGCGGTCGCGCTGATCGCGAACGTGAGCCTCGCGCTGTTCCTCGCGATGGCGCTGATGACGCTGCGCCTGTGGGACCTCGCGGCGCTCGCGCTGCCGGTCGCGACGATCCTGCTCGCGCAGACGGTGATGATGGTCGTCTATGCGTTCTACGTGACGTTCCGCGCGATGGGTTCGGACTACGACGCGGTCGTGCTGACGGCCGGCCACTGCGGTTTCGGCCTCGGCGCGACGCCGACCGCGATCGCGAACATGCAGGCGGTGACCGCGCGCTTCGGCCATTCGCACCTCGCGTTTCTGATCGTGCCGATGGTCGCCGCGTTCTTCATCGACATCGCGAATGCGATCGTGATCCAGCTATTCCTGAGGCTTCCGGTGTTCCATTGA